In Paraburkholderia terrae, the DNA window ACGTGCGTATCGACCGGCCGCAGCCGCCCGCCAAGCGCCCGTGGCGTCCGAAGAAAGCCGGCTAACCATGTTCGCCGACGTGCGGAAAATCGCCGGGCTGGCGTGGCCCGTGCTGATCGGCCAACTGGCGATCATTGCGTTCGGCGTGATCGACACGGCGATGGTCGGCCGTTTTTCGGCAACCGATCTCGCCGCGCTGGGCCTCGGCTCGTCGATCTACATTTCCGTGTATATCGGTCTCACGGGCATTCTCACGGCGCTGCAACCGATCGCCGGTCAGCTGTATGGCGCGGCGCGCTACGAGGAAATCGGCGAGGAAGTGCGCCAGGCGCTGTGGCTCGCGCTGGCGCTCGCGACCATCGGCTTTCTGATTCTCTACTTCCCTCACCCGCTGCTGCAGCTTGCGCGCGCGCCCGAGGCGCTGCGCGAGCGCACCGTGTCGTATCTGCAGATACTCGCGTTCGGCTTGCCGGCGAGTCTCGCGTTTCGCGTCTATAGCTCGCTGACGAATGCCGTCGGCCAGCCGCGGCTCGTGATGATCCTGCAGATCGGTGCGTTGCTGTTGAAACTGCCGCTCAACGTGTTGCTGATTTTCGGCAAGCTCGGCTTGCCGCCGCTCGGCGGTCCGGGCGCCGCGCTCGCCAGCATTCTGATCAACTGGACGCTTGCCGTCGTCGGCATGACGGTGATGACGAAACTCGACGTGTTCCGCCCGTTCGCGATCTTCCGGCATTTCTGCTGGCCCGTCTGGCGGCGTCAGGCGGCGCAACTCAAGCTCGGCGTGCCGATGGGGCTGTCGTATCTGATCGAAGTCACGTCGTACACGTTCATGGCGCTCTTTATCGCACGCTTCGGCACGACAACGCTGGCGGGTCATCAGATCGCGGGCAACATCGGCGCGGTGCTGTACATGACGCCGCTGTCGATCGGCATCGCCACCTCGACGCTCGTCGCGCAGGCGCTCGGCGCGCAACGCTACGAAGCGGCGCGCACACTGGCGCGGCACGGCATTGCGATGGCGGTTGCGATCGCGTGCTGCTACGGCGTGATCGTGCTCGCGCTGCGGCCCGTCATCATCGCGGGCTACACGCCGAACGCGCAGGTCGTGCAAGCCGCGATGCCGCTGGTGCTCATCGTCGTTTTCTACCATCTGTGCGACGCGTTGCAGATCACGTCGGCGTTCGTGCTGCGCGCGTATCGCGTGGCTGTCGTGCCGACCTTGATCTATGCCGTTGCGTTGTGGGGCGTCGGGCTGGGCGGCGGTTATGCGCTTGGGTTCGACGTCGGCGGATGGGTGCCCGAATCGTTCACGGGCGCGCGCGGATTCTGGCTCGCGAATACGGCCAGCCTGCTGATTGCGGGCATCGGCCTCGCCATCTATCTGCGTACGATCAGCGCACGGTCCGTGCGGATGGGCGCTGTGAAGCAGGCGGATAGCGCGGCCTGATTCCACTGCAGCCTGTGTTGACGTAGTAGTGCTGGGCCTCCGTGCTCGCCGAAACCCAGCACTGATCTGCTTCTCCGTAAGCCGACGACCTCCCTTTACAGACCGAGCATTTGGAAGGCCCCGCAACCGTCTTTTCGGAGAAGGTCGTTAAAACAGACCGTTAGTTGCATTCTAACTCTTCTGCGAACCCGCCGCCGATCACCCCCGACTCAGACCGCAGCCTCCGCCGCTTCCTCCTCATCGCGCCGCTCGAACACCTCACGCGCCGCGAACAGCGCATTCAACGCAGCCGGAAATCCCGCATACACGGCCATCTGCATGAACACCTCGACGATCTCCTCGCGCGTGCAACCGACGTTCAACGCCGCCTCGATATGCACCTTGAGTTGCGGCTGCGCGTTGCCAAGCGCGGCCAGCGCCGCGATCGTCGCGATTTCCCGCGCACGCAGGTCCAGTTGTGGTCGGCTATACACATCGCCGAACGGAAACTCGATCAACAGCCGCGCGAAATCCGGCGCAATCGGCGCGAGCGATGCGATCACCTTCTCCCCTGCCGTGCCGTCGATTTCCTTCAGCTTGTCCCAGCCGCGTGCGTAGCGATCGTCGTGTGTGTGATTCATGGCGAGTCCTTTACATATGAGTTGTCGATGCGTCCTGTCGATGCTTCACGCTCGGCCGCCTCATAAAACACGATCTTGTCGCTGATCGCTTCGAGGTTGGTCTGCAACTCCGCGATGCGCGCGAGCACGGCGTCGCGATGCTCGATCAGCATCGCGCGCCGCGCACCGTATGTCGCGTCGCCTTCGGCACGCAACGCGGCGAAAGCCTGCATGCCGGCGATCGGCATCCCCGTGGCTTTGAGGCGCATCACGAATTGCAGCCAGTCGAGATCGGCGGGCGCATACAGGCGATGCCCCGCGTCCGTGCGGCCGATGGACCGCAACAATCCCGCCTGCTCGTAGTAGCGCAGCGTATGCGTGGAGACGCCGCTCGTTGCGGCGACCTGACCGATGGTGAGAGCTTTCGACATGACGGAACTCAGGTTAGGACTTCGAGTGAACTCTAAGTCAAGTGCTATCTGACAATGCGTGCAAATCAGCGTGATCCTACCCGTGAAGCAGGTTGGGAACGTCGTAAGCGTCAGTTAGAATCGGCGGCGATCCGAAAGAAAAATGAAACCGGGAGCGCAGTCGATGCTAAGCGGCACCATCAAACGTCAAGCGATATGGGCAGCCGCTGCGGCTGCGATGCTCGGTCTTCTCATTGGCGTCACATGGCGCGCCGATGCAGCACGCATCACACAGGTCACGCCACAAGGCAAAGTTGCGCAAGTCCGCCAGGTGGTCGTCAAGTTCGACGAATCGATGGTTGCGTTCGGCGCGCCCGATCTGCCCGCGCCCGCGCGCATCAAGTGCAACGACGCGTCGGCGAGCGCCGGCCAGCCGCGCTGGATCGACGACAAGACCTGGGCATGGGATTTCACCGCTGATCTGCCGCCCGGCGTCGCCTGCTCGGTCGATCTGAACGACGGGCTGAAATCGTCGGCGGGTCAGGCGTTGACGGGGCCGCGTCACTACGCGTTCGAAACGGGCGGCCCGTTCGTGCAGAACGTCCAGCCATACGGCGGCGAAATCGAGGAAGACCAAGCGTTTGTCGTGCGGCTCAACGGTCCAGCGACGGATGCGTCCGTACAACAGCACGTCTGGTGCGAATCGAGCGGTCTGGGCAACCGGATTCCCGTGAAAAACGTTGACGCAACAACACGCACCGAACTGCTCAAGCGCTTCCGTCTGCAAAAGGAAGCGGCGCG includes these proteins:
- a CDS encoding MATE family efflux transporter, which translates into the protein MFADVRKIAGLAWPVLIGQLAIIAFGVIDTAMVGRFSATDLAALGLGSSIYISVYIGLTGILTALQPIAGQLYGAARYEEIGEEVRQALWLALALATIGFLILYFPHPLLQLARAPEALRERTVSYLQILAFGLPASLAFRVYSSLTNAVGQPRLVMILQIGALLLKLPLNVLLIFGKLGLPPLGGPGAALASILINWTLAVVGMTVMTKLDVFRPFAIFRHFCWPVWRRQAAQLKLGVPMGLSYLIEVTSYTFMALFIARFGTTTLAGHQIAGNIGAVLYMTPLSIGIATSTLVAQALGAQRYEAARTLARHGIAMAVAIACCYGVIVLALRPVIIAGYTPNAQVVQAAMPLVLIVVFYHLCDALQITSAFVLRAYRVAVVPTLIYAVALWGVGLGGGYALGFDVGGWVPESFTGARGFWLANTASLLIAGIGLAIYLRTISARSVRMGAVKQADSAA
- a CDS encoding carboxymuconolactone decarboxylase family protein, translated to MNHTHDDRYARGWDKLKEIDGTAGEKVIASLAPIAPDFARLLIEFPFGDVYSRPQLDLRAREIATIAALAALGNAQPQLKVHIEAALNVGCTREEIVEVFMQMAVYAGFPAALNALFAAREVFERRDEEEAAEAAV
- a CDS encoding MerR family transcriptional regulator produces the protein MSKALTIGQVAATSGVSTHTLRYYEQAGLLRSIGRTDAGHRLYAPADLDWLQFVMRLKATGMPIAGMQAFAALRAEGDATYGARRAMLIEHRDAVLARIAELQTNLEAISDKIVFYEAAEREASTGRIDNSYVKDSP